The following are from one region of the Arcobacter defluvii genome:
- a CDS encoding HlyD family type I secretion periplasmic adaptor subunit, whose translation MANYKEIFSAFFQKTPKLPKKALNLNDYEYMNSLSAAVIHTRPKKLHWILISFLITITIFLIWASVAKIDEIARGTGKVVPNGQNQIVQNLEGGIVSEILVKEGDFVEKDQILIKISNEKSNSTAASNELKSLYLQAQIKRLEAELKRETFTYELTDNQQLNDFLNNENELFQTNVKQLESKILILKEQIKQKENELKDARQTIAHMRFSVDAISKEVEMTKPMVDRGIRSQVDFLKLQREQSDARQKLQSVILSVTKIESEILEINKKIDETYQINDSETRKKLNETITSLKDVEANSVASTDQVLRTIVKSPSNGIVQKLHINTIGGAIKPAQDLIEIVPTDYKLIVEVKILPKDIAFIYHGQKAIVKFSAYDFSIYGGLDGNVINISPDTITEKDDKTYYLVRIETEKNYIGEKDKSMKIIPGMVADVDIITGKKTILDYILKPILKTKQYTFTER comes from the coding sequence ATGGCTAATTATAAAGAGATATTTTCTGCTTTTTTTCAAAAAACTCCTAAATTACCTAAAAAAGCATTAAATTTGAATGATTATGAATATATGAATAGTTTAAGTGCAGCCGTAATTCATACAAGACCTAAAAAATTACATTGGATTCTTATATCTTTTTTAATAACTATTACTATATTTTTGATATGGGCATCAGTAGCAAAAATAGATGAGATAGCAAGAGGAACAGGGAAAGTAGTTCCCAATGGTCAAAATCAAATAGTTCAAAATTTAGAAGGTGGAATAGTTTCTGAGATTTTAGTAAAAGAGGGTGATTTTGTAGAAAAAGATCAGATTTTAATAAAAATTAGTAATGAAAAATCAAACTCTACTGCAGCTTCAAATGAACTAAAATCATTGTATTTACAAGCTCAGATAAAAAGATTAGAAGCTGAATTAAAAAGAGAAACTTTTACTTATGAATTAACAGATAATCAACAACTAAATGATTTTTTAAATAATGAAAATGAGTTATTTCAAACAAATGTAAAGCAACTAGAATCAAAAATATTGATTTTAAAAGAGCAAATTAAACAAAAAGAAAATGAACTAAAAGATGCTAGACAAACTATTGCTCATATGAGATTTTCTGTTGATGCTATTTCAAAAGAAGTTGAAATGACTAAACCAATGGTTGATAGAGGAATTCGTTCACAAGTTGATTTTCTAAAACTTCAAAGAGAACAAAGTGATGCTCGACAAAAACTTCAAAGTGTGATTTTATCTGTAACAAAAATTGAATCAGAGATTTTAGAAATAAACAAAAAAATTGATGAAACATATCAAATAAATGATTCAGAAACAAGAAAAAAATTAAATGAAACGATTACTTCATTAAAAGATGTGGAAGCAAATTCAGTTGCATCAACAGATCAAGTTTTAAGAACAATTGTAAAATCTCCTTCAAATGGAATAGTTCAAAAACTTCATATAAATACGATTGGAGGTGCAATTAAACCTGCACAAGATTTAATAGAAATTGTTCCAACAGATTATAAATTGATTGTTGAAGTAAAAATTTTACCTAAAGATATTGCATTTATTTATCATGGACAAAAAGCAATTGTAAAATTTTCTGCATATGATTTCTCTATTTATGGTGGTTTAGATGGAAATGTTATAAATATAAGTCCAGATACCATAACTGAAAAAGATGATAAAACATATTATTTGGTAAGGATAGAAACAGAAAAAAATTATATTGGTGAGAAAGATAAATCTATGAAGATTATCCCTGGTATGGTTGCTGATGTTGATATTATTACTGGTAAAAAAACAATATTGGATTATATTTTAAAACCAATATTAAAAACAAAACAATATACATTTACGGAAAGATAA
- a CDS encoding DEAD/DEAH box helicase gives MQKKAIPVALKRRDILAAAQSGTGKTAAFLLPILEELIEKKQTNSLPILRALILVPTRELATQIAKAVDDYAKYLQIERLAVFGGVSSKEQERKLAKGVDILVATSGRLMEHLKNKTVDLSSVTTVVIDEVDTMLDMGFLEDIEKILPNVGPHRQIMMFSATMNQNVKKLAKEFLTDPVVIEVASQRSSVKIIEQQIVLVDAHKKAELLSYLIGSRNYSQVLVFVNMKKEADDLVAHLELDGLPAECIHGDVRQSARAKALRKFKSGDIRVLVATDIAARGIDIELLPVVVNFALPETIADYTHRIGRTGRAGNAGTAITLLSVKDYKFMIEIEKELIINIPRIEIEGFETTEKKPRLFKARPKQLSVKKAEAKKTAQKTGYTKTNTPKKVAKKKKTTKRDVNRSFRK, from the coding sequence ATACAAAAAAAAGCAATTCCAGTAGCCTTAAAAAGAAGAGATATTTTAGCTGCAGCTCAAAGTGGTACAGGAAAAACAGCAGCTTTTTTATTACCTATTTTAGAAGAATTAATTGAAAAAAAGCAAACAAATAGTTTACCTATTTTAAGAGCTTTAATATTAGTTCCAACAAGGGAACTTGCAACTCAAATAGCAAAAGCTGTTGATGATTATGCAAAATATTTACAAATAGAAAGACTTGCTGTTTTTGGTGGAGTTTCTTCAAAAGAACAAGAAAGAAAACTTGCTAAAGGTGTTGATATCTTAGTTGCAACATCAGGAAGATTGATGGAACACTTAAAAAATAAAACAGTAGATTTATCAAGTGTTACAACAGTTGTAATTGATGAAGTTGATACTATGCTTGACATGGGATTTTTAGAAGATATTGAAAAAATTCTTCCAAATGTTGGACCTCATAGACAAATTATGATGTTTAGTGCAACAATGAATCAAAATGTAAAAAAACTTGCAAAAGAATTTTTAACAGACCCTGTTGTAATAGAAGTTGCAAGTCAACGTTCAAGTGTAAAAATAATAGAACAACAAATAGTTTTAGTTGATGCGCATAAAAAAGCTGAACTATTATCATACTTAATTGGATCAAGAAACTATTCTCAAGTTTTAGTTTTTGTAAATATGAAAAAAGAAGCAGATGATTTAGTAGCACATTTAGAACTTGATGGACTTCCTGCTGAGTGTATTCATGGAGATGTTAGACAATCTGCAAGAGCAAAAGCTCTAAGAAAATTCAAATCAGGTGATATTAGAGTTTTAGTTGCAACAGATATTGCAGCACGTGGGATTGATATAGAACTTTTACCTGTTGTTGTAAACTTTGCATTACCAGAAACAATAGCTGATTACACACATAGGATTGGAAGAACTGGACGTGCAGGAAATGCTGGAACGGCTATTACTCTTTTAAGTGTAAAAGATTATAAATTTATGATTGAAATTGAAAAAGAATTAATCATAAATATTCCAAGAATTGAGATTGAAGGTTTTGAAACAACAGAAAAAAAACCAAGACTTTTTAAAGCAAGACCTAAACAACTTAGCGTTAAAAAAGCAGAAGCTAAAAAAACTGCTCAAAAAACAGGATATACAAAAACAAATACTCCAAAAAAAGTAGCAAAAAAGAAAAAAACTACAAAAAGAGATGTAAATAGAAGTTTCCGAAAATAA
- a CDS encoding response regulator transcription factor — protein MENIYPYKILFVEDEKAIRENYVTYLKMFFSEVFEAEDGEKAYELYKSKKPDIMIVDINIPKMNGLELLEKIRENDYSTKAIMLTAHSDKSFLLKAVTLKLTKYLVKPISRKEINEALELTISELLKYDVSPIQKINLSLEYSWNVQLKELKHHNNVIELTNKERNFLGLLFSHKNRVFTYEEIFEHVWGYDESITINGLKNMVKRLRKKLPENTILNIFNEGYKINF, from the coding sequence ATGGAAAATATTTATCCATATAAAATATTATTTGTTGAAGATGAAAAAGCAATTAGAGAAAATTATGTTACATATTTAAAAATGTTTTTTAGTGAAGTTTTTGAAGCAGAAGATGGAGAAAAAGCTTATGAACTTTATAAATCAAAAAAACCAGATATTATGATAGTTGATATAAATATTCCAAAAATGAATGGCTTAGAATTACTTGAGAAAATAAGAGAAAATGATTATTCTACTAAAGCAATTATGTTAACAGCACATTCTGATAAATCATTTTTATTAAAGGCTGTAACATTAAAACTTACAAAATATTTAGTTAAGCCAATTAGTAGAAAAGAGATAAATGAAGCTTTAGAATTGACAATAAGTGAATTATTAAAATATGATGTTTCTCCTATACAAAAAATTAATTTGTCTTTAGAATATAGTTGGAATGTTCAGTTAAAAGAGTTGAAGCATCACAATAATGTAATTGAGCTTACAAATAAAGAAAGAAATTTTTTAGGATTACTTTTTTCACATAAAAATAGAGTATTCACTTATGAAGAAATTTTTGAACATGTTTGGGGATATGATGAATCAATTACAATAAATGGACTTAAAAATATGGTTAAAAGATTAAGAAAAAAACTACCTGAAAATACAATTTTAAATATTTTTAATGAAGGATATAAAATCAATTTTTGA
- a CDS encoding ABC transporter substrate-binding protein translates to MRYILLFFYLLLSNLYANNSDFSNLEKIKLQLQWEHQFEFAGFYAAKEKGFYKDEGLDVEFIEFDPKKNIVDEVINKNADYGLTYSALIADYMNGKPLIFVANFFKQSPLVLVTQKDIFTPLDLKNKKIMGLLDSSHKQIFLTMLDKFNVTKNDFRNVPREFGIESFITKKVDALSVFTTNEIYTLDKLGVKYNILDPAAFGTKFYDLNLFTTKSELINNPTRVEKFKKASIKGWEYALKHKEELADIIIKKYNTQNKSKEALLFEANQIEYLMLTNIYPIGSIDFERVQLISDSFANSLLLPKESKEKLEEFIYKNDLNTLDLTPKQKEYLANKKELKMCVDPNWLPLEKIENGEHIGIAAEFIQAISQKIALPIHLIETHSWSQSLEKIKRRDCDILSLAEQTLSRKKYLDFTSPYIKTPLVVATKGGLPFISNLESIKDKTLGVVKNYSIVELLKNKYPNINLIEVDSIQEGLAFVEQEKIFGFLDNSMVINHEIQKNNMSNINITGQFSEIFYLSIASRNDEHILNEILEKALLSIDSNDRTYFMQKWNNIKYQVKSDYQLLSQTLFFGIVLICIFIYWNLKLTEEIKNKELIQKQLKISEEKFRTLFDIAPVLLDAFDKDGKVVLWNKECEKVFGWSFKEIKEEKNPLDLFYPDPLIQKRIFDAFNDNSENIYQEWMPMTKDGRQIITKWANIRLPNNELLHIGYDITQQRNNELSLQEAKQQLEELNSSLEKRIENEIQKNTKQQIMLMHQSKLAQMGEMIENIAHQWRQPLAQINSSVLLIDVVLNKNKFKNQIVENKLTEIESLTAYMSKTIDDFKNFFSPNKQTSIFKIETAVQKAIDIVKGLIHLHHIQVIVDIEEDLEINSHLEELQQVILTILNNSIDALLIMKISSPKININAFNQDDNIVIDIEDNALGVDVDLLDKIFEPYFTTKRKLQGTGLGLYMAKMIIENGLLGTLSVENKLNGACFTIKIPKGKK, encoded by the coding sequence TTGAGATATATATTACTGTTTTTTTATTTGTTACTTTCTAATCTTTATGCAAATAATAGTGATTTTTCAAATCTAGAAAAAATAAAATTGCAATTACAATGGGAACATCAGTTTGAATTTGCAGGATTCTATGCGGCAAAAGAAAAAGGTTTTTATAAAGATGAGGGACTTGATGTTGAGTTTATAGAGTTTGATCCTAAAAAAAATATAGTTGATGAAGTAATAAATAAAAATGCTGATTATGGATTAACTTATTCAGCATTAATTGCAGATTATATGAATGGAAAACCTCTTATCTTTGTAGCTAACTTTTTTAAACAATCCCCTTTAGTATTGGTAACTCAAAAAGATATATTTACTCCTCTTGATTTAAAAAATAAAAAAATTATGGGATTATTAGATAGTAGCCACAAACAAATTTTTTTAACAATGTTAGATAAGTTTAATGTTACAAAAAATGATTTTAGGAATGTTCCTAGAGAATTTGGAATAGAGAGTTTTATTACTAAAAAAGTTGATGCCTTAAGTGTTTTTACTACAAACGAAATTTATACTTTAGATAAATTAGGTGTAAAATATAATATTTTAGATCCAGCTGCTTTTGGAACGAAGTTTTATGATTTAAATCTTTTTACAACTAAAAGTGAACTAATAAATAACCCAACACGAGTTGAAAAATTTAAAAAAGCTTCTATAAAAGGTTGGGAATATGCTTTAAAACATAAAGAAGAGTTAGCAGATATAATAATAAAAAAATATAATACTCAAAATAAATCTAAAGAAGCTTTACTTTTTGAAGCAAATCAAATTGAGTATCTAATGTTAACTAACATTTATCCTATAGGAAGTATTGATTTTGAAAGAGTTCAGTTAATTTCAGATAGTTTTGCTAACTCATTACTTTTGCCTAAAGAATCAAAAGAAAAATTAGAGGAATTTATATATAAAAATGATTTAAATACTCTTGATTTAACACCTAAACAAAAAGAATATTTAGCAAATAAAAAAGAATTAAAAATGTGTGTTGATCCAAACTGGTTACCTTTGGAAAAAATTGAAAATGGAGAACATATAGGTATTGCTGCTGAATTTATACAAGCAATATCCCAAAAAATTGCATTACCAATTCATCTTATTGAAACTCATAGTTGGTCTCAATCTTTAGAAAAAATAAAAAGAAGAGATTGTGATATTTTATCTCTTGCAGAACAAACATTATCAAGAAAAAAATATCTTGATTTTACATCTCCTTATATTAAAACACCTTTAGTAGTTGCAACAAAAGGAGGTTTGCCATTTATTAGTAATTTAGAAAGTATAAAAGATAAGACATTAGGTGTTGTAAAAAATTATTCAATTGTAGAATTATTAAAAAATAAGTATCCTAATATAAATTTAATAGAAGTTGATTCAATTCAAGAGGGATTAGCCTTTGTTGAACAAGAAAAGATTTTTGGTTTTTTAGATAATTCTATGGTTATAAATCATGAAATACAAAAAAATAATATGTCAAATATAAATATAACGGGACAATTTTCTGAAATATTTTATTTAAGTATAGCTTCAAGGAATGATGAGCATATATTAAATGAGATATTAGAAAAAGCTCTTTTATCTATTGATAGTAATGATAGAACTTATTTTATGCAAAAATGGAATAATATCAAGTATCAAGTAAAAAGTGATTATCAATTATTATCTCAAACACTATTTTTTGGAATAGTGTTAATTTGTATTTTTATATATTGGAATTTAAAATTAACAGAAGAGATAAAAAATAAAGAACTAATTCAAAAGCAGTTAAAAATAAGTGAAGAGAAGTTTAGAACACTTTTTGATATAGCTCCTGTTCTTTTAGATGCTTTTGATAAAGATGGAAAAGTTGTTTTATGGAATAAAGAGTGTGAAAAAGTTTTTGGTTGGAGTTTTAAAGAAATAAAAGAAGAAAAAAATCCTTTAGATTTATTTTATCCTGATCCTTTGATTCAAAAAAGAATTTTTGATGCTTTTAATGATAATAGTGAAAATATTTATCAAGAGTGGATGCCAATGACTAAAGATGGAAGACAAATTATTACAAAATGGGCAAATATTAGACTTCCAAATAATGAATTACTTCATATAGGTTATGATATAACTCAACAAAGAAATAATGAATTATCACTTCAAGAAGCAAAACAACAATTAGAAGAATTAAATAGTTCTTTAGAAAAAAGAATTGAAAATGAAATTCAAAAAAATACAAAACAACAAATAATGCTAATGCATCAAAGTAAATTAGCACAAATGGGAGAAATGATTGAAAATATTGCACATCAATGGAGACAACCTTTGGCTCAAATTAACTCTTCGGTTCTTTTAATAGATGTAGTATTGAATAAAAATAAATTTAAAAATCAAATTGTTGAAAATAAGTTAACAGAAATTGAATCTTTAACTGCATATATGTCTAAAACTATTGATGATTTTAAAAATTTTTTTAGTCCAAATAAACAAACAAGTATTTTTAAGATTGAAACAGCTGTTCAAAAAGCAATTGATATTGTAAAAGGATTAATACATTTACATCATATTCAAGTAATTGTAGATATAGAAGAAGATTTAGAAATTAATAGTCATTTAGAAGAATTACAACAAGTTATTCTTACAATCTTAAATAATTCTATAGATGCTTTACTTATAATGAAAATATCTTCACCTAAAATTAATATAAATGCCTTTAATCAAGATGACAATATAGTAATAGATATAGAAGATAATGCTTTAGGAGTTGATGTTGATCTTTTAGATAAGATTTTTGAACCTTATTTTACTACAAAGCGTAAATTACAAGGAACAGGATTAGGTCTTTATATGGCTAAAATGATTATCGAAAATGGTTTATTGGGGACTTTAAGTGTCGAAAATAAATTAAATGGTGCGTGTTTTACAATAAAAATACCAAAAGGAAAAAAATAA
- a CDS encoding type I secretion system permease/ATPase: MSNKILKTKDTLLESLVLYTRLFHKPFSSESLLSGLPIGSNLTDQMLFSKTNSKSLFSRAASRAGLKTTIIEKPIKDFLNLQLPVILLLSNENSCILDSFNDDRTKVKIIFAGIDEPLEEWIEIDKLENEYLGFAFMLKKAYEYEHENGKKTLDISNQKHWFWSTLGFSKKIYLDCILASILINLFVLATPLFTMNVYDRVIPNNAQETLLVFTIGIVVVFLLDASLKFLRTYFLEMAGKKSDIIMSSIIFEKVLDLQMQAHPKSVGSFANNLKSFDSIRSFLTNATLSVLIDFPFAILFLCVIFYISGILVLVPIFIILIIIIYALMIKKPLQSSIESTYEASAKKNGILIEALQNIETIKAQGMSGNIQFNWEESTGEIANKSLKSRIISSSIPTITGLLVGINTVLIIVFGVYQIQNFELTMGGLIATMILSGRAISPMGQIVGLITNYEDAKTSFKMLDEIVNKPLERPIAREFVKRPSLRGNIEFKNVSFKYPDSEVYALKNVSFSIKEGEKVAFIGRIGSGKSTIAKLILKLYEPESGSILIDGIDISQIDPADLRKKISYVPQDIHLFRNSIKNNILGNYKFVDDEWMLECSKISGTDELVKLHPMGYDMPIGERGAGLSGGQRQSVGIARALINDSNIWLFDEPTNAMDQTSENHILTNLKENIENRTLLLVTQKMNMLDLVTRIIVMNNGEKILDDEKIEVIRKLGANNG; this comes from the coding sequence GTGAGTAATAAAATTTTAAAAACTAAAGATACCTTATTGGAATCTTTAGTTTTATATACAAGATTATTTCATAAACCTTTTTCTAGTGAATCTTTACTGTCAGGTTTGCCAATTGGCTCTAACCTGACAGATCAAATGCTTTTTTCTAAAACTAATTCAAAATCCTTATTTTCAAGAGCTGCTTCAAGAGCAGGATTAAAAACTACAATAATTGAAAAACCAATAAAAGATTTTTTAAATTTACAGTTACCTGTAATTTTACTTTTATCAAATGAAAATAGCTGTATTTTAGATAGTTTTAATGATGATAGAACTAAAGTAAAAATTATTTTTGCAGGTATTGATGAACCTTTAGAAGAGTGGATTGAGATAGATAAATTAGAAAATGAATATTTGGGTTTTGCTTTTATGTTAAAAAAAGCATACGAATATGAACATGAAAATGGCAAAAAAACATTAGATATATCAAATCAAAAACATTGGTTTTGGAGCACTTTAGGCTTTTCCAAAAAAATTTATTTAGATTGTATTCTTGCTTCAATCTTAATAAATTTATTTGTTCTTGCTACACCTCTTTTTACAATGAATGTTTATGATAGAGTTATTCCAAATAATGCCCAAGAAACACTTCTTGTTTTTACAATTGGAATAGTTGTAGTTTTTCTACTTGATGCGAGTTTAAAATTTCTAAGAACATATTTTTTAGAAATGGCTGGTAAAAAAAGTGACATAATTATGTCTTCTATAATTTTTGAAAAAGTTTTAGATTTACAAATGCAAGCTCATCCTAAATCTGTTGGATCATTTGCAAATAATTTAAAAAGCTTTGATAGTATCAGAAGTTTTTTGACAAATGCAACTTTGAGTGTTTTGATTGATTTTCCATTTGCAATACTTTTTTTATGTGTAATATTTTATATTTCAGGAATTTTGGTTTTAGTTCCAATATTTATTATTTTGATTATTATAATTTATGCTTTAATGATTAAAAAACCTCTACAAAGTAGTATTGAAAGTACTTATGAAGCAAGTGCAAAAAAGAATGGAATACTAATAGAAGCCTTACAAAATATTGAAACTATAAAAGCCCAAGGAATGTCAGGAAATATTCAATTTAATTGGGAAGAATCAACTGGTGAAATTGCAAATAAAAGTTTAAAATCAAGAATAATATCTTCTTCAATACCTACAATTACAGGATTATTAGTTGGAATAAATACAGTTTTAATTATTGTTTTTGGTGTTTATCAAATTCAAAATTTTGAACTTACAATGGGAGGTTTAATTGCAACAATGATTTTATCAGGTCGGGCAATCTCTCCAATGGGACAAATAGTTGGATTAATTACAAATTATGAAGATGCAAAAACTTCATTTAAAATGCTTGATGAAATTGTGAATAAACCTCTTGAAAGACCAATTGCAAGAGAGTTTGTAAAAAGACCATCTTTAAGAGGAAATATTGAGTTTAAAAATGTTTCTTTTAAATATCCAGATAGTGAAGTTTATGCTTTGAAAAATGTTAGTTTTTCTATAAAAGAGGGTGAAAAAGTTGCTTTTATTGGAAGAATTGGTTCTGGAAAATCAACTATTGCAAAATTGATATTGAAACTTTATGAGCCAGAAAGTGGTTCAATTTTAATTGATGGAATTGATATTTCTCAAATAGATCCTGCTGATTTAAGAAAAAAAATAAGTTATGTTCCTCAAGATATTCATCTTTTCAGAAATAGCATAAAAAACAATATTTTAGGAAACTATAAATTTGTTGATGATGAATGGATGCTTGAATGTTCAAAAATAAGTGGAACAGATGAGCTTGTTAAACTTCATCCAATGGGTTATGATATGCCAATAGGTGAAAGAGGTGCTGGACTTTCAGGAGGTCAAAGACAAAGTGTTGGAATTGCACGAGCTTTAATAAATGATTCTAATATTTGGTTATTTGATGAACCTACAAATGCTATGGATCAAACAAGTGAAAATCATATATTAACTAATTTAAAAGAAAACATAGAAAATAGAACACTACTTTTAGTTACTCAAAAAATGAATATGCTAGATTTAGTTACAAGAATAATAGTTATGAATAATGGTGAAAAAATTTTAGATGATGAAAAAATAGAAGTAATAAGAAAATTAGGAGCAAATAATGGCTAA
- a CDS encoding TolC family outer membrane protein codes for MELKVKKRLISVVASVCLFSINLQALTLKESVLEALDTNPIVQERLKNFNETQQDLEITKSEWLPSLDYRATFGRNEAGNLKDETNESSYNHNVIDEGYNHYTQSLKLTQNIFNGFSTTHKIDYQKARILGAAHHYLENANDIAFQMVGAYLDVVRSYQLLQNAKDNVVINEKIYKDVQSLYDQGLTTKSEMTKIYASLSLAKSNLVVQKNNTIDKEFRFKRLLGRDADISSFTLPALNYAMPESKERATMYAIQNNPSILVSNFNIKGAQALYKEKKSKFYPTVDLEVEQVFNDVNRRNNFDMPDDRLKAYVVLSWNLYKGGAHTADVQKSKSTINKEVELQRDLKRQTIEGLELSWSAYEMLGQQLEELYKYYEYSQETLDSYQSEYEMGRRTLLDLLSAQNDLVNSKSQIINAQMDKLFAQYRILDAMGLLVNAVVEDEQAYDKIASPTLKPFEVIKDELPVKLDVDNDGIVDSLDICDNSKNNDDITPYGCSQKEEDSDLDGVPNSKDKCPETVFGATVDANGCEVENSVNRFTVNKEDYLNSVIAYSEQSPKKSEKLGLYDYEFNVAANKNIKSTPLDNHLMYDNFALIKRFDFVNMDNFDSNDNNISEVAKVINKYKDEDIKVTVIGHTQAMEDKEESYNKAANYAKNIKDELVKNGVNKDVIIEESRVDYDKAFLETNRGDKTLNNVVAIALYVPKKAEKVILDDDNDGVINELDKCPNTPAGYTVDENGCTNKINLEVLFENNSAVLKEDTKEKVLAFAKYLNDNKEFNTVITGHASKDKSSASYNQKLSEKRANAIKDLLVANGVEVSRIQTIGKGFAEPIASNDTPEGQALNRRIEAELIRIKK; via the coding sequence ATGGAATTAAAAGTTAAGAAGAGACTAATAAGTGTAGTCGCAAGTGTTTGTTTATTTAGTATAAATTTACAAGCTTTGACATTAAAAGAGAGTGTTTTAGAAGCATTGGATACAAATCCAATAGTACAAGAAAGACTTAAAAACTTTAATGAAACACAACAAGATTTAGAAATTACAAAATCAGAATGGCTTCCATCTCTTGATTATAGAGCAACTTTTGGGAGAAATGAAGCTGGTAATTTAAAAGATGAAACAAATGAAAGTAGTTATAATCATAATGTTATAGATGAAGGATACAATCACTACACACAGTCATTAAAACTTACACAAAATATTTTTAATGGATTTAGTACTACTCATAAAATTGATTATCAAAAAGCAAGAATTTTAGGTGCAGCTCATCATTATTTAGAAAATGCAAATGATATTGCATTTCAAATGGTAGGAGCATATTTAGATGTTGTTAGAAGTTATCAATTATTACAAAATGCAAAAGATAATGTAGTTATAAATGAAAAAATTTATAAAGATGTTCAATCTTTATATGATCAAGGATTAACAACTAAATCTGAAATGACAAAAATTTATGCTTCTTTATCACTTGCAAAATCAAATTTAGTTGTTCAAAAAAATAATACAATAGATAAAGAGTTTAGATTTAAAAGATTGTTAGGTAGAGATGCAGATATTTCTTCTTTTACGCTTCCTGCATTAAACTATGCAATGCCTGAAAGTAAAGAAAGAGCAACAATGTATGCGATTCAAAATAATCCTTCAATATTAGTAAGTAATTTTAATATCAAAGGTGCACAGGCTTTATATAAAGAGAAAAAAAGTAAATTTTATCCAACAGTAGATTTAGAAGTAGAACAAGTATTTAATGATGTTAATAGAAGAAATAATTTTGATATGCCAGATGATAGATTAAAAGCATATGTTGTTCTTAGTTGGAATTTATACAAAGGTGGAGCTCATACAGCTGACGTTCAAAAAAGTAAAAGTACGATAAATAAAGAAGTTGAATTACAAAGAGATTTAAAAAGACAAACAATCGAAGGATTAGAGTTATCTTGGTCAGCTTATGAAATGTTAGGACAACAACTTGAAGAGTTATACAAATATTATGAATATTCACAAGAAACTTTAGATAGTTATCAAAGTGAATATGAGATGGGAAGAAGAACTTTACTTGATTTATTATCTGCACAAAATGATTTAGTAAATTCTAAAAGTCAAATTATAAATGCACAAATGGATAAGCTTTTTGCACAATATAGAATATTAGATGCGATGGGATTACTTGTAAATGCAGTTGTTGAAGATGAACAAGCTTATGACAAAATAGCTTCTCCAACACTTAAACCTTTTGAGGTAATAAAAGATGAATTACCTGTAAAACTTGATGTTGATAATGATGGAATAGTTGATTCTTTAGATATTTGTGATAATTCTAAAAATAATGATGATATTACTCCTTATGGATGTTCTCAAAAAGAAGAAGATTCTGATTTAGATGGTGTTCCAAACTCTAAAGATAAATGTCCAGAAACAGTATTTGGTGCAACTGTAGATGCAAATGGTTGTGAAGTTGAGAATTCAGTAAATAGATTTACTGTAAATAAAGAAGATTATTTAAATAGTGTAATTGCTTATTCTGAACAAAGTCCAAAAAAATCTGAAAAATTAGGTTTATATGATTATGAATTTAATGTGGCAGCAAACAAAAATATAAAATCGACACCTTTAGATAATCATTTAATGTATGATAATTTTGCACTAATAAAAAGATTTGATTTTGTAAATATGGATAATTTTGATTCAAATGATAACAATATATCTGAAGTTGCAAAAGTAATTAATAAATACAAAGATGAAGATATTAAAGTTACAGTTATTGGACATACACAAGCTATGGAAGATAAAGAAGAGAGTTACAACAAAGCTGCAAATTATGCAAAAAATATAAAAGATGAATTAGTAAAGAATGGTGTTAATAAGGATGTAATTATTGAAGAATCAAGAGTTGATTATGATAAAGCATTTTTAGAAACAAATAGAGGAGATAAAACTCTTAATAATGTAGTTGCAATTGCCCTTTATGTACCTAAAAAAGCTGAAAAAGTTATTTTAGATGATGACAATGATGGTGTTATTAATGAATTAGATAAATGTCCTAATACACCAGCTGGTTATACAGTTGATGAAAATGGTTGTACAAATAAAATAAATTTAGAAGTTTTATTTGAAAACAATTCGGCTGTTCTAAAAGAAGATACAAAAGAGAAAGTATTAGCTTTTGCAAAATATTTAAATGATAATAAAGAGTTTAATACAGTAATTACAGGACATGCAAGTAAAGATAAAAGTTCAGCTTCTTACAATCAAAAATTATCTGAAAAAAGAGCAAATGCAATAAAAGATTTATTAGTTGCAAATGGAGTTGAAGTTTCAAGAATTCAAACAATTGGAAAAGGTTTTGCTGAACCAATTGCAAGCAATGATACACCAGAAGGACAAGCTTTAAATAGAAGAATTGAAGCTGAACTTATAAGAATTAAAAAATAA